Genomic window (Streptomyces liliiviolaceus):
GGCCGGCTCGCACGAGGCCTGGCGGCTGATCCTCGACCGGGGCGTCCTGGTCCGGGACAACGGCGTACCGGGATGGCTGCGGGTCACCGCCGGCACCCCCGCCGAGAACGACGCGTTCCTCGCCGCGGTCCGTGCACTGCCGCGCGATTTGCAGACATCCGTGCCCGCGGGGGACACCCCCGCACCCCCGAAGGAGCAGAGCGCATGAGCCGCGTAGGCCGTGTCGAACGGAACACCAAGGAGACCTCCGTCGTCGTCGAGATCGATCTCGACGGCAGCGGGAAGGTCGATGTGTCGACAGGCGTCGGCTTCTACGACCACATGCTCGACCAGCTCGGCCGGCACGGTCTGTTCGACCTGACCGTGAAGACCGAGGGCGACCTGCACATCGACTCGCACCACACCATCGAGGACACCGCCCTCGCCCTGGGCGGCGCCTTCAAGCAGGCGCTCGGCGACAAGGTCGGCATCTACCGCTTCGGCAACTGCACCGTCCCGCTGGACGAGTCGCTCGCCCAGGTCACCGTCGACCTCTCCGGCCGCCCCTACCTCGTGCACACCGAGCCCGAGAAGATGGCGCCGATGATCGGCGAGTACGACACGACGATGACCCGGCACATCCTGGAGTCCTTCGTCGCCCAGGCGCAGATCGCCCTGCACGTGCACGTGCCGTACGGGCGCAACGCCCACCACATCGTGGAGTGCCAGTTCAAGGCGCTC
Coding sequences:
- the hisB gene encoding imidazoleglycerol-phosphate dehydratase HisB: MSRVGRVERNTKETSVVVEIDLDGSGKVDVSTGVGFYDHMLDQLGRHGLFDLTVKTEGDLHIDSHHTIEDTALALGGAFKQALGDKVGIYRFGNCTVPLDESLAQVTVDLSGRPYLVHTEPEKMAPMIGEYDTTMTRHILESFVAQAQIALHVHVPYGRNAHHIVECQFKALARALRYASERDPRAAGILPSTKGAL